The following coding sequences are from one Paenibacillus sp. FSL R5-0912 window:
- a CDS encoding prephenate dehydrogenase, giving the protein MTTKIAIFGVGLIGGSLALCFKGKEGLTVVGHAHRPESAIKYVSRGVVDEATLSLEEAALGADYIFLCVPVGMIEDYLQQLSRLPLKPGCIITDVGSTKASIAACAVSLDLPGVHFIGGHPMAGSERSGVEAASSLLFENAYYVLTPPPGVPEEAYYALESLLLHTRAHIVRLDPERHDEIVGAISHLPHIIAVALVNQIHAYHDSDSLYSTLAAGGFRDITRIASSDPIIWRDILLNNRSVMLRLLKDWNDEVSSFIHLLEQGDGAGIESAFHEANEFRSQLPERRKGMIVPLFDLHIDVPDHPGIIGRITTELGDQGINLSNVQIIESREDVPGIMRLSFRQEHDMERAKVVLQQNDYTVYV; this is encoded by the coding sequence ATGACGACAAAAATAGCAATTTTCGGTGTCGGTCTGATCGGCGGCTCACTGGCCCTTTGCTTCAAAGGCAAGGAGGGCCTGACCGTAGTAGGGCATGCCCACCGTCCTGAATCAGCAATCAAATATGTCAGCAGAGGTGTGGTCGATGAGGCTACCCTATCGCTTGAGGAAGCGGCGCTGGGCGCCGATTATATTTTTCTGTGTGTGCCTGTTGGCATGATAGAGGATTATCTTCAGCAGCTGAGCCGCCTGCCGCTGAAGCCGGGCTGTATTATCACCGACGTCGGCAGCACCAAGGCCAGCATTGCAGCCTGCGCAGTCTCCCTTGACCTTCCCGGTGTGCATTTCATCGGCGGCCATCCCATGGCTGGCTCGGAACGCTCGGGTGTAGAGGCAGCCTCCTCATTGCTGTTCGAGAATGCCTATTACGTACTGACGCCTCCGCCCGGTGTTCCGGAGGAAGCTTATTATGCACTGGAATCCTTGCTTCTACATACCAGAGCGCATATTGTCCGGCTTGACCCGGAGCGCCATGATGAGATTGTCGGAGCGATCAGCCACCTGCCGCATATTATCGCGGTAGCCCTGGTTAATCAGATTCATGCCTACCATGATTCAGATTCTTTATACAGCACACTTGCGGCCGGCGGCTTCCGGGATATTACGCGGATTGCCTCGAGCGATCCGATTATCTGGCGTGATATCCTGCTCAATAACCGCTCGGTTATGCTGCGTCTGCTCAAGGACTGGAATGACGAGGTTTCTTCATTCATTCATCTGCTGGAGCAGGGGGATGGTGCGGGAATCGAGTCGGCCTTCCATGAGGCGAATGAGTTCCGCAGCCAGTTGCCTGAGCGCCGCAAAGGAATGATTGTCCCGTTGTTCGACCTTCATATTGATGTCCCCGATCATCCCGGGATTATCGGACGCATCACCACAGAGCTTGGCGACCAGGGCATCAACCTTAGCAACGTGCAGATTATTGAGAGCCGGGAGGATGTTCCCGGGATCATGCGCCTGTCGTTCCGCCAGGAGCATGATATGGAGCGGGCCAAGGTTGTATTGCAGCAGAATGATTATACGGTATATGTGTAG
- the hisC gene encoding histidinol-phosphate transaminase encodes MNPKPNIVDLPVYKPGKPIEEVKKELGLSDVIKLASNENPYGAAPSAKAAIVAELDNLYLYPDGSAAELTAALAEHLGVASDNIIFGCGSDEIIALIARAFFLPGDETIMADQTFSVYKSNADIEGAVSIEVPLKNGTHDLDAMLAKITDRTKAIWICNPNNPTGTIVPEDALITFLDAVPAGVMVILDEAYYEYVTDLSYSNGIKLLDTYPNLVVLRTFSKIYGLAALRIGYGVASPQIISLINKVREPFNTTRLAQVGALAALADQEYVQQCRTLNSTGIVQLQAEFQRLGLESFPAHGNFIMVDVRKPAFEVFDALLRQGIIVRAGHHRYPTYIRVTVGSAEQNTAFIAALEKALEEQGVRA; translated from the coding sequence ATGAACCCGAAACCTAATATCGTCGACCTCCCTGTCTACAAGCCGGGGAAACCGATCGAAGAAGTCAAGAAGGAGCTGGGCTTAAGCGATGTTATTAAACTGGCATCCAACGAGAACCCTTACGGGGCAGCACCAAGCGCAAAAGCCGCTATTGTAGCGGAACTGGATAATCTGTATTTATACCCGGACGGTTCCGCTGCCGAGCTGACTGCAGCATTGGCCGAGCATCTGGGAGTAGCAAGTGATAACATTATTTTCGGATGCGGTTCTGACGAGATTATTGCTCTGATCGCACGTGCATTTTTCCTGCCCGGTGACGAGACCATTATGGCGGATCAGACCTTCTCCGTCTATAAGAGCAACGCTGATATAGAGGGTGCTGTATCCATTGAAGTACCTTTGAAGAATGGGACCCATGATCTGGATGCAATGCTGGCGAAGATTACGGACCGGACCAAGGCAATCTGGATCTGCAACCCCAACAATCCGACCGGTACCATTGTGCCGGAGGATGCCCTGATTACTTTCCTGGATGCAGTACCGGCCGGAGTTATGGTAATACTGGATGAGGCATATTACGAATACGTGACCGATCTGAGTTACTCTAACGGCATTAAGCTGCTGGACACCTATCCGAATCTCGTTGTACTCCGTACGTTCTCCAAGATCTACGGTCTTGCTGCACTCCGCATCGGTTACGGCGTGGCCAGCCCGCAGATTATCTCCTTAATCAATAAAGTGCGGGAACCTTTCAATACCACACGCTTAGCCCAGGTAGGGGCTCTGGCTGCACTGGCTGATCAGGAATATGTCCAGCAGTGCCGTACGCTTAACAGTACCGGAATTGTGCAGCTGCAGGCTGAATTCCAGCGTCTAGGCCTTGAGTCCTTCCCGGCTCACGGCAATTTCATCATGGTGGATGTACGCAAGCCGGCCTTTGAGGTCTTCGATGCCCTGCTGCGGCAAGGTATTATCGTGAGAGCAGGCCACCACCGCTACCCGACTTACATCCGGGTTACTGTCGGCTCTGCCGAGCAGAATACAGCCTTCATCGCTGCCTTAGAGAAGGCGCTTGAAGAACAGGGAGTACGCGCATAA
- the trpA gene encoding tryptophan synthase subunit alpha, with protein sequence MTTETTNRMDLTFKKLRAEGRAALIPFLTVGDPDLETTLDIIAELEAAGADILELGVPYSDPLADGPVIQRASSRALRSNIHLRTCMETALKARQAGSQLPFILFTYYNPVMQMGLDTFFAELDAHEISGLIIPDLPVEESEDMRERSHAAGVNLIPLVAPTSSERIARIVSGASGFVYCVSSLGVTGERSTFHTGVDDFIQSVRRSTDLPIAVGFGISTGEQVSRFAKICDGVVVGSAIVRKVEDVIPLLAQPETRSAGLLQIREFVAQLRP encoded by the coding sequence ATGACTACCGAAACTACAAACCGGATGGATCTGACCTTCAAAAAGCTGCGGGCAGAGGGCCGGGCAGCCCTGATTCCTTTTCTTACCGTAGGCGATCCCGATCTTGAGACTACGCTGGATATTATCGCTGAGCTGGAGGCGGCCGGTGCAGATATTCTGGAGCTTGGCGTTCCCTACTCTGACCCGCTTGCCGACGGTCCGGTCATTCAGCGGGCTTCCTCCAGAGCCCTGCGCAGCAATATTCATCTCCGCACCTGCATGGAGACAGCCCTTAAGGCACGTCAGGCCGGCAGCCAGCTGCCGTTCATCCTGTTCACCTACTATAATCCGGTGATGCAGATGGGGCTGGATACTTTCTTCGCAGAGCTGGACGCCCATGAGATCAGTGGACTGATCATTCCCGATCTGCCTGTTGAAGAGTCGGAGGACATGCGTGAGCGCAGCCATGCAGCCGGAGTGAATCTGATTCCGCTGGTAGCCCCGACTTCCAGTGAACGGATCGCGCGGATTGTTTCCGGCGCCAGCGGGTTCGTCTACTGCGTATCTTCGCTTGGTGTAACCGGCGAACGGTCTACTTTTCATACCGGGGTGGATGACTTCATTCAATCCGTCCGCCGCTCTACAGACCTCCCGATCGCTGTAGGATTCGGGATATCGACTGGAGAACAAGTGTCCAGGTTTGCCAAAATTTGCGATGGTGTAGTAGTCGGCAGTGCGATTGTCCGCAAGGTGGAGGATGTTATTCCTCTGCTGGCCCAGCCGGAGACAAGAAGTGCAGGGCTGTTGCAAATTCGTGAATTTGTGGCACAATTAAGACCATAA
- a CDS encoding DUF2487 family protein translates to MKFSDFDRETWEAGGHFYDTCVIPYTGLQGTETPPETVAALERQRDFLDLVEKPFQGRVVTYPAVQYAGAESIALLNDLCQKVKSIGFQYVIVSSANEVLLTQEVYESDLLLCLPELKRNSDTPVSSRIRDEIQRLWLNR, encoded by the coding sequence ATGAAATTCAGTGATTTTGACCGTGAGACTTGGGAAGCGGGTGGACATTTCTACGATACCTGTGTAATCCCGTATACAGGACTTCAAGGGACAGAGACACCTCCCGAGACCGTTGCAGCGCTGGAGCGTCAGCGTGATTTCCTCGATTTAGTCGAGAAGCCTTTTCAAGGGCGTGTGGTAACGTATCCGGCGGTACAGTATGCAGGAGCAGAAAGTATAGCTTTACTTAACGATCTTTGCCAAAAAGTCAAATCCATTGGTTTCCAATATGTTATTGTGTCTTCTGCGAATGAAGTGCTTTTAACACAAGAGGTTTATGAAAGCGATTTACTCCTTTGCCTGCCTGAATTGAAGAGGAATTCGGATACTCCTGTGAGCTCCCGTATACGGGATGAAATCCAGAGATTATGGTTAAATAGATAA
- a CDS encoding histidine phosphatase family protein — MLIGLIRHGLTDWNAEGKIQGQSDIPLNDEGRRQAEMLGDRLLQEPYHWDYCITSSLSRAAETGKIVAAKLGIPLLEPDHRIRERAYGQVEGMTAAAREAKWGKDWNQLTLGQESDAALQVRGLAFLEDLSARYPDQNVLVISHGGFLAQLYTALYKDKYSERLGNLSLTILEKIEQEWNPVLYNCTRHILQNQR, encoded by the coding sequence ATGCTGATCGGCTTAATACGCCACGGGCTGACGGATTGGAACGCGGAAGGTAAGATTCAGGGACAAAGTGACATTCCGCTTAACGACGAAGGCCGCAGGCAGGCTGAGATGCTGGGTGACCGGCTTCTGCAGGAGCCCTACCACTGGGACTATTGCATTACGAGCAGTCTTTCCCGCGCAGCTGAGACAGGAAAGATCGTTGCCGCTAAGCTGGGAATTCCTTTGCTGGAACCTGATCATCGGATCCGCGAGCGCGCTTATGGCCAGGTAGAAGGAATGACGGCTGCAGCCCGTGAAGCTAAATGGGGTAAGGATTGGAATCAGTTAACATTGGGGCAGGAGAGCGATGCGGCGCTTCAGGTACGCGGGCTTGCTTTTCTTGAGGATCTCTCGGCCCGTTATCCGGATCAGAATGTACTGGTCATCTCTCATGGAGGGTTTCTTGCACAACTGTACACCGCATTATATAAAGACAAGTATTCTGAACGTCTCGGTAACCTCTCCCTGACGATTTTGGAGAAAATCGAGCAGGAATGGAATCCGGTATTGTACAACTGTACCCGTCATATCTTGCAGAATCAGCGTTAA
- a CDS encoding RNA polymerase sigma factor encodes MTDSQLIQLIKQGDTELYSELMRRYQRKILAFVYHMLKNSHMELIAEDLCSETFYKAFRSLHSFREVDASFSTWLYTIARNTVLSELRKNRAGNVSLEESGYTPVAPLDVAPEQAALRKERMNLVREAINNLPEKQRSALILREYDQMDYQEIAVILDQSVSSVKSLLFRARSSVKLQLESYFYEPEFEEQAERV; translated from the coding sequence ATGACGGATTCCCAGTTGATCCAGCTTATCAAGCAAGGAGATACAGAATTATACTCGGAATTGATGCGACGTTATCAACGCAAAATATTGGCGTTTGTGTATCATATGCTTAAGAACTCCCATATGGAGCTGATTGCCGAAGACCTTTGTTCTGAGACCTTCTACAAGGCTTTCCGGAGTCTTCATTCGTTCCGTGAAGTGGATGCTTCTTTCTCTACTTGGCTGTACACTATTGCCCGTAATACGGTGCTGAGTGAGCTGCGCAAGAACCGTGCCGGAAATGTATCGCTTGAAGAGAGCGGTTATACTCCTGTGGCACCGCTTGACGTTGCCCCGGAACAGGCGGCATTACGTAAAGAACGGATGAATCTGGTCCGTGAAGCCATTAACAATCTCCCGGAGAAGCAGCGTTCTGCGCTCATTCTGCGTGAATATGATCAGATGGATTATCAGGAAATTGCAGTGATTCTGGATCAGAGTGTCAGCTCCGTGAAATCACTATTGTTCCGCGCCAGGAGCAGTGTGAAGCTCCAGCTCGAATCCTATTTCTATGAGCCTGAATTTGAAGAGCAGGCTGAGAGGGTGTAA
- a CDS encoding anti-sigma factor family protein, with the protein MNCREAQDSIPLLWDAPPTDPRRIRLEKHIAACSYCSAEWALWQETSELMQDSRFEVSDERAEAINLKVMERIYLESPWLMPGDGKSAGSSAVFRRRLSLWIACFLAVFISSFLYFTMFKTPSNTTAAQSGIVETGVAGLTLDWSSSYPVESEGGIIEPLVANMGPSHPQYWMVLSTLGVGLSIFLLVRLNRYRRQ; encoded by the coding sequence ATGAATTGCAGGGAAGCGCAGGATTCCATTCCGCTCTTGTGGGACGCTCCCCCCACAGATCCCAGACGGATTAGACTTGAGAAACATATCGCGGCTTGTTCCTATTGCAGTGCCGAATGGGCGTTGTGGCAGGAGACAAGTGAGCTTATGCAGGACTCAAGGTTTGAAGTCAGTGATGAACGTGCAGAAGCGATTAACCTTAAGGTTATGGAGCGGATCTATCTGGAAAGTCCCTGGCTTATGCCTGGGGACGGTAAGTCTGCGGGCAGCTCCGCTGTTTTCCGCCGTAGGCTGAGCCTGTGGATTGCCTGTTTTCTGGCAGTGTTTATCTCCAGCTTTTTATATTTCACCATGTTCAAAACACCCTCGAATACTACTGCAGCCCAGAGCGGAATTGTAGAAACAGGTGTGGCAGGACTGACATTGGATTGGTCATCTTCTTATCCGGTCGAGTCAGAAGGCGGTATTATTGAACCGCTTGTTGCCAATATGGGCCCCTCCCACCCGCAATACTGGATGGTGTTATCGACGCTGGGTGTCGGGTTGTCTATATTCCTGCTGGTGCGCCTGAACCGTTACCGCAGACAATGA
- the trpB gene encoding tryptophan synthase subunit beta, with product MIQVPDKNGRFGSFGGRFVPETLMNALIELEEAYRKFSADPAFQEEIDYLLKQYSGRETPLYYAERLSRHLGEAKIYLKREDLNHTGAHKINNAIGQGILAKMMGKTKVIAETGAGQHGVATATVAALLGMECKVFMGEEDTRRQALNVFRMKLLGAEVIPVTSGSRTLKDAGNEALRYWVSNVEDTFYILGSAVGPHPYPMMVRNFQRIIGDETRRQILEAEGRLPDLLVAAVGGGSNAIGMFYPFMEDEQVGMIGVEAAGKGIDTPFHAATMSKGSHGVFQGSLSYLLQDEHGQVTEAHSISAGLDYPGVGPEHSYLKDIHRAQYVPVTDDEALDALKLLCQTEGIIPALESAHAIAHVVKLGKTLTKDDIVVICLSGRGDKDVESIMAYTEGAGK from the coding sequence ATGATACAAGTACCGGACAAGAACGGACGTTTTGGTTCTTTTGGAGGCCGCTTCGTTCCTGAAACCTTGATGAATGCACTGATTGAGCTGGAGGAGGCCTACCGTAAATTCTCGGCAGACCCGGCATTTCAGGAGGAAATAGATTACCTGCTTAAGCAGTATTCCGGACGTGAGACCCCGCTGTATTATGCAGAGCGGCTTAGCAGACATCTGGGTGAGGCGAAGATCTATCTGAAGCGTGAGGACCTGAATCATACAGGTGCGCACAAGATCAACAACGCTATCGGACAAGGCATTCTGGCCAAAATGATGGGTAAAACCAAGGTGATTGCCGAAACAGGAGCCGGCCAGCACGGCGTGGCTACCGCTACAGTTGCAGCCTTGCTTGGTATGGAATGTAAGGTATTCATGGGCGAAGAGGATACCCGCCGCCAGGCACTGAACGTCTTCCGTATGAAGCTGCTTGGTGCAGAGGTAATTCCTGTAACCTCCGGGTCAAGAACCCTGAAGGACGCCGGTAATGAGGCACTGCGCTACTGGGTGAGCAACGTTGAGGATACCTTCTATATCCTTGGCTCTGCCGTAGGCCCGCATCCCTATCCGATGATGGTCCGTAATTTCCAGCGGATTATCGGGGATGAGACCCGCCGCCAGATTCTGGAGGCAGAAGGACGCTTGCCGGATCTGCTGGTTGCCGCGGTAGGCGGAGGCAGTAATGCCATCGGCATGTTCTATCCTTTTATGGAGGATGAGCAGGTTGGTATGATTGGTGTTGAAGCTGCCGGCAAGGGAATTGATACTCCGTTCCATGCAGCAACTATGAGTAAGGGAAGCCACGGCGTCTTCCAGGGCTCGCTCAGCTACCTGCTGCAGGATGAGCACGGACAGGTGACCGAAGCCCATTCCATTTCGGCCGGACTGGATTATCCCGGTGTCGGACCCGAACACTCCTATCTGAAGGATATTCACCGCGCACAGTATGTGCCGGTTACGGATGACGAGGCGCTGGATGCACTGAAGCTGCTCTGTCAGACGGAAGGCATCATTCCTGCCCTCGAATCTGCCCATGCGATTGCCCACGTGGTGAAGCTCGGCAAGACACTGACCAAGGATGATATTGTAGTCATCTGCCTGTCCGGACGCGGCGACAAAGACGTGGAATCGATCATGGCCTATACGGAAGGGGCGGGGAAATAA
- a CDS encoding IDEAL domain-containing protein, which produces MDKMKATYEVMLGLAAEMVWDEALRKRRTDILYRKIDTALAAGDEAAFRNLTEELKSLA; this is translated from the coding sequence ATGGACAAAATGAAGGCTACTTATGAAGTGATGCTGGGGCTTGCTGCAGAAATGGTTTGGGATGAAGCGTTAAGAAAGCGTCGTACCGACATCTTGTACCGGAAGATTGACACGGCGCTGGCTGCCGGAGATGAGGCAGCTTTCCGGAATCTGACTGAAGAACTGAAAAGTTTGGCATAA
- a CDS encoding gamma carbonic anhydrase family protein, with protein MRIAYGNYIPQLDESVYVAEGAKLVGDVRMGKQSSIWFNAVLRGDLAPVLIGERCNIQDGTVGHVAEGLPLILGDDISVGHSAIIHGCRIGKGTLIGMGAIVLNGAEIGEYALIGAGSIVTENKIIPPYTLSLGTPAKVIRELTQQDLLRMALTSESYVKKALEYGNS; from the coding sequence ATGCGGATAGCTTATGGGAATTACATACCGCAGCTTGATGAATCAGTCTATGTGGCGGAAGGCGCTAAGCTCGTTGGCGATGTAAGAATGGGGAAACAATCCAGTATCTGGTTCAATGCTGTGCTTAGAGGAGATTTGGCTCCGGTACTAATCGGAGAGCGCTGCAATATTCAAGATGGTACGGTGGGTCATGTGGCTGAGGGTTTACCGCTGATTCTGGGTGATGATATATCGGTCGGCCATTCCGCGATTATCCACGGCTGCCGGATAGGCAAAGGCACATTAATCGGAATGGGAGCAATTGTATTGAACGGAGCAGAGATTGGTGAATATGCTTTAATAGGAGCCGGCTCCATTGTAACCGAAAACAAAATCATTCCGCCGTACACGCTCTCCTTAGGCACCCCAGCCAAAGTGATCCGTGAGTTGACGCAGCAGGATCTGCTGAGGATGGCACTTACTAGTGAAAGCTATGTGAAGAAGGCATTGGAATACGGAAACTCTTAA